One window from the genome of Cricetulus griseus strain 17A/GY chromosome 2, alternate assembly CriGri-PICRH-1.0, whole genome shotgun sequence encodes:
- the Luzp1 gene encoding leucine zipper protein 1 isoform X2, which translates to MADMASYKDAASSRHLRFKLQSLSRRLDELEEATKNLQKAEDELLDLQEKVIQAEGSNSSMLAEIEVLRQRVLKIEGKDEEIKRAEDLCHTMKEKLEEEENLTRELKSEIEWLQKRMADLEKLEEALSRSKNECSQLCLSLNEERNLTKKISSELEMLRVKVKELESSEDRLDKTEQSLVSELEKLKSLTLSFVNERKYLNEKEKENEKLIKELTQKLEQNKKMSRDHTRNASTLLERNDLRIEDGISSTLPSKELRRKGSLDYLKQVENETRDKSENEKNQNQEDNKVKDLNQEIQKLKTQIKHFESLEEELKKMRAKNNDLQDNYLTELNKNKILASQLEEIKLQVKKQKELGNGDIEGEDAFLLGRGRHERTKLRGHGGEASVSRHIPRELSPQHKRERIRNREFALNNENYSLSNKQASSIFTNRRAAKASNMGVGADNGSQETKRAEDRFLPGSSQSEGKKCREQPSVLSRYPPAAQEHNKVWKGTLKPGTESGLKGKVEKTTRTFSDSTHGPVPNDTMGRGDKTSEISEAHYGKRGQVPGNGSQVTQAAESGCSKATGALSSSQRASSEGISKSKRAANGLEADANFPNSKAPILSKYPYSSRSQENIPQGFSVPNKEGLDQSVAVVMEDSSQHEALRCRVIKSSGKEKPDSDDDLDIESLVTAKLVNTTITPEPEPKQQPNSREKVKSRGPRTALFENDKNAATENESMKSTRASSSAVEFPDANGVGAKNQRLFSPREALRSRAIIKPVIIDKDVKKIMGGSGTEVVLEKQRSTSNPVPSKVTSSITIYPSESSGPRAVQGEAPRERHTSTSNIQVGHPELTSVSNHVNSPLELSIHKHDITLQLTEAERMGDGSPKNRPETVVSRSSILIKPSDSVERNSHAPQAETVRWKSHNASSEVGSSDTRHVTVRNAWKSKRDFKCSEDVPTRVGRHMESTNAYTQRSSTDFLELEQPRSLPSEQGTRKVGDAGDAPELSSRRTQSSLTASEVITRRNRIGDAITATTWNHSASLEGEDGTSVTSRRMHNTLEHSELPGKQGLPEPGIWAEERLQPARPYAEED; encoded by the exons ATGGCAGACATGGCCAGCTACAAGGATGCTGCCTCCAGTCGCCACCTGCGATTTAAGTTACAGAGCCTGAGTCGCCGCCTCGATGAGTTGGAGGAAGCCACAAAAAACCTCCAGAAAGCTGAGGATGAGCTCCTGGACCTCCAGGAGAAGGTGATCCAGGCAGAGGGCAGCAACTCCAGTATGCTGGCTGAGATCGAGGTGCTTCGCCAGCGGGTACTGAAGATTGAAGGTAAagatgaggaaatcaagagaGCAGAGGACTTGTGTCATACAATGAAGGAGAAACTTGAAGAGGAGGAAAACCTTACCCGAGAGCTGAAATCTGAGATCGAGTGGCTTCAGAAACGAATGGCTGATTTAGAGAAGCTAGAAGAGGCGTTGAGCAGGAGCAAGAATGAATGTTCCCAGCTTTGTTTGAGCCTGAATGAAGAGAGAAATCTGACCAAGAAAATCTCTTCTGAGTTGGAAATGCTCAGAGTCAAAGTGAAGGAACTGGAATCTTCGGAGGATCGCTTGGATAAAACTGAGCAGAGTTTAGTGTCAGAATTAGAAAAGCTAAAATCATTAACCCTGAGCTTtgtaaatgagagaaaatacttgaatgaaaaggagaaagaaaatgagaaattaatAAAAGAGCTTACTCAAAAACTGGAGCAGAACAAGAAAATGAGCCGAGATCATACGAGGAATGCTTCTACCCTTCTGGAGAGGAACGACCTACGCATTGAGGACGGTATCTCCTCCACACTGCCGTCCAAAGAGTTGAGAAGGAAGGGCAGTCTGGACTACTTAAAGCAGGTTGAGAATGAAACCAGAGacaaatcagaaaatgaaaagaaccaGAACCAGGAGGACAACAAAGTCAAAGACCTCAACCAAGAGATTCAGAAACTTAAGACCCAAATCAAACACTTTGAATCTTTGGAAGAAGAACTTAAGAAAATGAGGGCTAAAAACAATGACCTTCAGGATAATTACCTAactgaactgaataaaaacaaaatcttagctAGCCAGCTAGAGGAGATCAAGCTGCAagtcaagaaacagaaagagttAGGAAACGGGGACATCGAAGGGGAAGATGCTTTCCTattgggcagaggcaggcatgaaAGGACTAAGCTCAGAGGTCATGGGGGTGAGGCATCCGTGTCCAGGCATATACCCCGGGAACTGTCTCCTCAACATAAGCGGGAAAGGATCCGGAACAGGGAGTTTGCtcttaataatgaaaattattctCTGAGCAACAAGCAGGCTTCTTCTATTTTCACCAACAGAAGGGCAGCAAAAGCTTCTAACATGGGAGTGGGTGCAGACAATGGATCTCAGGAAACAAAGAGAGCTGAAGACCGATTTTTGCCTGGGTCCTCTCAGAGTGAAGGGAAAAAGTGTAGGGAGCAGCCATCAGTGCTTAGCCGTTACCCGCCAGCTGCCCAGGAGCACAATAAAGTTTGGAAGGGGACTCTCAAGCCAGGCACTGAGAGTGGACTTAAGGGGAAAGTAGAAAAGACAACTCGAACATTTAGTGACTCCACCCATGGACCTGTTCCCAATGATACAATGGGTAGAGGCGATAAGACTTCTGAGATCTCTGAGGCCCATTATGGCAAGAGAGGACAGGTGCCTGGCAATGGAAGTCAAGTAACTCAGGCTGCAGAGTCTGGCTGTTCTAAGGCCACTGGAGCTCTGTCCTCATCTCAAAGAGCCTCCTCAGAAGGGATTTCTAAGAGCAAAAGGGCTGCTAATGGCCTAGAAGCTGATGCCAATTTCCCAAATTCTAAAGCTCCTATTTTATCAAAGTATCCATATAGTTCAAGAAGCCAAGAAAATATCCCTCAGGGCTTTTCAGTGCCAAATAAAGAAGGACTTGATCAGTCTGTAGCAGTTGTGATGGAAGACAGCAGTCAGCATGAAGCCCTGAGGTGTCGTGTCATCAAATCCAGTGGCAAAGAGAAGCCGGACTCAGATGATGACTTGGACATAGAATCTCTTGTTACTGCCAAGTTGGTGAACACAACTATCACTCCGGAGCCAGAGCCCAAACAACAGCCAAACTCTAGGGAAAAGGTCAAGTCCCGAGGACCTAGAACTGCCCtatttgaaaatgataaaaatgctgCAACAGAAAATGAATCTATGAAATCTACCAGAGCTTCCTCCAGTGCTGTTGAATTCCCAGATGCCAATGGTGTTGGGGCAAAAAACCAAAGGCTCTTCAGCCCCAGAGAGGCCCTGCGGTCTAGAGCAATCATAAAACCCGTTATCATTGATAAGGATGTGAAAAAAATTATGGGAGGGTCTGGGACTGAGGTTgtactggagaagcagagatccacctCTAACCCTGTGCCAAGCAAAGTGACAAGCAGCATCACCATCTATCCCTCTGAGAGCAGTGGCCCTAGAGCTGTCCAAGGGGAGGCCCCAAGGGAGAGGCACACCTCCACCAGCAACATCCAGGTGGGGCACCCAGAGCTCACATCAGTTAGCAACCATGTCAACTCCCCCCTTGAGCTCTCTATTCATAAACATGACATCACCTTGCAGCTCACAGAAGCTGAAAGAATGGGAGATGGGTCTCCAAAGAATAGACCAGAGACAGTGGTCTCTCGGAGCAGCATTCTAATCAAGCCATCTGATTCTGTGGAGAGGAATAGTCATGCCCCCCAAGCGGAGACAGTCAGGTGGAAAAGCCATAATGCCTCTTCAGAGGTAGGCTCTTCAGATACCAGACACGTCACTGTGCGGAATGCCTGGAAGAGTAAGCGAGACTTTAAATGTTCAGAAGACGTCCCAACTCGAGTAGGTAGGCACATGGAATCTACTAATGCCTACACACAGAGGTCTTCCACAGACTTCTTAGAGCTTGAACAGCCCAGGTCCCTCCCTTCTGAACAGGGCACTCGAAAGGTAGGAGATGCAGGGGATGCTCCTGAGCTCTCCTCTAGAAGGACCCAAAGTAGCCTCACTGCATCAGAGGTGATCACCCGGAGGAATCGGATAGGAGATGCCATCACTGCCACCACTTGGAACCACTCAGCAAGTTTG gaaggggaagacgGCACATCTGTTACCAGCAGGCGAATGCACAACACCCTGGAGCATTCTGAACTGCCTGGGAAGCAGggattgccagaacctggaatctgGGCTGAGGAGCGGCTACAGCCAGCCAGGCCTTATGCTGAGGAAGACTGA
- the Luzp1 gene encoding leucine zipper protein 1 isoform X1: MADMASYKDAASSRHLRFKLQSLSRRLDELEEATKNLQKAEDELLDLQEKVIQAEGSNSSMLAEIEVLRQRVLKIEGKDEEIKRAEDLCHTMKEKLEEEENLTRELKSEIEWLQKRMADLEKLEEALSRSKNECSQLCLSLNEERNLTKKISSELEMLRVKVKELESSEDRLDKTEQSLVSELEKLKSLTLSFVNERKYLNEKEKENEKLIKELTQKLEQNKKMSRDHTRNASTLLERNDLRIEDGISSTLPSKELRRKGSLDYLKQVENETRDKSENEKNQNQEDNKVKDLNQEIQKLKTQIKHFESLEEELKKMRAKNNDLQDNYLTELNKNKILASQLEEIKLQVKKQKELGNGDIEGEDAFLLGRGRHERTKLRGHGGEASVSRHIPRELSPQHKRERIRNREFALNNENYSLSNKQASSIFTNRRAAKASNMGVGADNGSQETKRAEDRFLPGSSQSEGKKCREQPSVLSRYPPAAQEHNKVWKGTLKPGTESGLKGKVEKTTRTFSDSTHGPVPNDTMGRGDKTSEISEAHYGKRGQVPGNGSQVTQAAESGCSKATGALSSSQRASSEGISKSKRAANGLEADANFPNSKAPILSKYPYSSRSQENIPQGFSVPNKEGLDQSVAVVMEDSSQHEALRCRVIKSSGKEKPDSDDDLDIESLVTAKLVNTTITPEPEPKQQPNSREKVKSRGPRTALFENDKNAATENESMKSTRASSSAVEFPDANGVGAKNQRLFSPREALRSRAIIKPVIIDKDVKKIMGGSGTEVVLEKQRSTSNPVPSKVTSSITIYPSESSGPRAVQGEAPRERHTSTSNIQVGHPELTSVSNHVNSPLELSIHKHDITLQLTEAERMGDGSPKNRPETVVSRSSILIKPSDSVERNSHAPQAETVRWKSHNASSEVGSSDTRHVTVRNAWKSKRDFKCSEDVPTRVGRHMESTNAYTQRSSTDFLELEQPRSLPSEQGTRKVGDAGDAPELSSRRTQSSLTASEVITRRNRIGDAITATTWNHSASLEEGEDGTSVTSRRMHNTLEHSELPGKQGLPEPGIWAEERLQPARPYAEED, translated from the exons ATGGCAGACATGGCCAGCTACAAGGATGCTGCCTCCAGTCGCCACCTGCGATTTAAGTTACAGAGCCTGAGTCGCCGCCTCGATGAGTTGGAGGAAGCCACAAAAAACCTCCAGAAAGCTGAGGATGAGCTCCTGGACCTCCAGGAGAAGGTGATCCAGGCAGAGGGCAGCAACTCCAGTATGCTGGCTGAGATCGAGGTGCTTCGCCAGCGGGTACTGAAGATTGAAGGTAAagatgaggaaatcaagagaGCAGAGGACTTGTGTCATACAATGAAGGAGAAACTTGAAGAGGAGGAAAACCTTACCCGAGAGCTGAAATCTGAGATCGAGTGGCTTCAGAAACGAATGGCTGATTTAGAGAAGCTAGAAGAGGCGTTGAGCAGGAGCAAGAATGAATGTTCCCAGCTTTGTTTGAGCCTGAATGAAGAGAGAAATCTGACCAAGAAAATCTCTTCTGAGTTGGAAATGCTCAGAGTCAAAGTGAAGGAACTGGAATCTTCGGAGGATCGCTTGGATAAAACTGAGCAGAGTTTAGTGTCAGAATTAGAAAAGCTAAAATCATTAACCCTGAGCTTtgtaaatgagagaaaatacttgaatgaaaaggagaaagaaaatgagaaattaatAAAAGAGCTTACTCAAAAACTGGAGCAGAACAAGAAAATGAGCCGAGATCATACGAGGAATGCTTCTACCCTTCTGGAGAGGAACGACCTACGCATTGAGGACGGTATCTCCTCCACACTGCCGTCCAAAGAGTTGAGAAGGAAGGGCAGTCTGGACTACTTAAAGCAGGTTGAGAATGAAACCAGAGacaaatcagaaaatgaaaagaaccaGAACCAGGAGGACAACAAAGTCAAAGACCTCAACCAAGAGATTCAGAAACTTAAGACCCAAATCAAACACTTTGAATCTTTGGAAGAAGAACTTAAGAAAATGAGGGCTAAAAACAATGACCTTCAGGATAATTACCTAactgaactgaataaaaacaaaatcttagctAGCCAGCTAGAGGAGATCAAGCTGCAagtcaagaaacagaaagagttAGGAAACGGGGACATCGAAGGGGAAGATGCTTTCCTattgggcagaggcaggcatgaaAGGACTAAGCTCAGAGGTCATGGGGGTGAGGCATCCGTGTCCAGGCATATACCCCGGGAACTGTCTCCTCAACATAAGCGGGAAAGGATCCGGAACAGGGAGTTTGCtcttaataatgaaaattattctCTGAGCAACAAGCAGGCTTCTTCTATTTTCACCAACAGAAGGGCAGCAAAAGCTTCTAACATGGGAGTGGGTGCAGACAATGGATCTCAGGAAACAAAGAGAGCTGAAGACCGATTTTTGCCTGGGTCCTCTCAGAGTGAAGGGAAAAAGTGTAGGGAGCAGCCATCAGTGCTTAGCCGTTACCCGCCAGCTGCCCAGGAGCACAATAAAGTTTGGAAGGGGACTCTCAAGCCAGGCACTGAGAGTGGACTTAAGGGGAAAGTAGAAAAGACAACTCGAACATTTAGTGACTCCACCCATGGACCTGTTCCCAATGATACAATGGGTAGAGGCGATAAGACTTCTGAGATCTCTGAGGCCCATTATGGCAAGAGAGGACAGGTGCCTGGCAATGGAAGTCAAGTAACTCAGGCTGCAGAGTCTGGCTGTTCTAAGGCCACTGGAGCTCTGTCCTCATCTCAAAGAGCCTCCTCAGAAGGGATTTCTAAGAGCAAAAGGGCTGCTAATGGCCTAGAAGCTGATGCCAATTTCCCAAATTCTAAAGCTCCTATTTTATCAAAGTATCCATATAGTTCAAGAAGCCAAGAAAATATCCCTCAGGGCTTTTCAGTGCCAAATAAAGAAGGACTTGATCAGTCTGTAGCAGTTGTGATGGAAGACAGCAGTCAGCATGAAGCCCTGAGGTGTCGTGTCATCAAATCCAGTGGCAAAGAGAAGCCGGACTCAGATGATGACTTGGACATAGAATCTCTTGTTACTGCCAAGTTGGTGAACACAACTATCACTCCGGAGCCAGAGCCCAAACAACAGCCAAACTCTAGGGAAAAGGTCAAGTCCCGAGGACCTAGAACTGCCCtatttgaaaatgataaaaatgctgCAACAGAAAATGAATCTATGAAATCTACCAGAGCTTCCTCCAGTGCTGTTGAATTCCCAGATGCCAATGGTGTTGGGGCAAAAAACCAAAGGCTCTTCAGCCCCAGAGAGGCCCTGCGGTCTAGAGCAATCATAAAACCCGTTATCATTGATAAGGATGTGAAAAAAATTATGGGAGGGTCTGGGACTGAGGTTgtactggagaagcagagatccacctCTAACCCTGTGCCAAGCAAAGTGACAAGCAGCATCACCATCTATCCCTCTGAGAGCAGTGGCCCTAGAGCTGTCCAAGGGGAGGCCCCAAGGGAGAGGCACACCTCCACCAGCAACATCCAGGTGGGGCACCCAGAGCTCACATCAGTTAGCAACCATGTCAACTCCCCCCTTGAGCTCTCTATTCATAAACATGACATCACCTTGCAGCTCACAGAAGCTGAAAGAATGGGAGATGGGTCTCCAAAGAATAGACCAGAGACAGTGGTCTCTCGGAGCAGCATTCTAATCAAGCCATCTGATTCTGTGGAGAGGAATAGTCATGCCCCCCAAGCGGAGACAGTCAGGTGGAAAAGCCATAATGCCTCTTCAGAGGTAGGCTCTTCAGATACCAGACACGTCACTGTGCGGAATGCCTGGAAGAGTAAGCGAGACTTTAAATGTTCAGAAGACGTCCCAACTCGAGTAGGTAGGCACATGGAATCTACTAATGCCTACACACAGAGGTCTTCCACAGACTTCTTAGAGCTTGAACAGCCCAGGTCCCTCCCTTCTGAACAGGGCACTCGAAAGGTAGGAGATGCAGGGGATGCTCCTGAGCTCTCCTCTAGAAGGACCCAAAGTAGCCTCACTGCATCAGAGGTGATCACCCGGAGGAATCGGATAGGAGATGCCATCACTGCCACCACTTGGAACCACTCAGCAAGTTTG gaggaaggggaagacgGCACATCTGTTACCAGCAGGCGAATGCACAACACCCTGGAGCATTCTGAACTGCCTGGGAAGCAGggattgccagaacctggaatctgGGCTGAGGAGCGGCTACAGCCAGCCAGGCCTTATGCTGAGGAAGACTGA